The sequence below is a genomic window from Chlamydia suis.
TCCTAAAAGAAGCACATGCTGTTTCTGAATTGCTTTTATCTGACTGGTTAAAAGTTTAACTGATAGGACATCTTCTTGGTACGATTCCTCGTCAGACAAAGCTTGATCATCGGATAAAAAAAGCCGATCCAAACTCTGGCTTTCTTCCGAATTCAAAGCTATTGAAAACATCTCTATCGAAGGAACTTTCTTCTTAAATTCTTGCGAAGCAGATGTCTGATTTTTCTTAAAAAAGACGTTAGCTTCTTTTTCAAGTTTATTCACAGTGTCCTCTGGGAAAAGTCTTGTTTGTGTTCGAAGTGCAAAAGATTTGCTATTTCATATGTTAAGCTTAGAATGTCTGCTGCGGCTCTGGAATGTGGATACACGTTAGCTACAGAGTCTTCTTTAAGAAGAGAGCGGCTTAAGGATACGTCTCGTCGTATTTTTGTTGAAAAAGTCTTGTTTTCGTAGATAGACTCGATGATGTTTATGTATGTCCGGTTTGTTGAATTTCGGTCATCCCAGAAGGACAATATTATTCCAAGAATATGGTCGTCATCTTGTTTTCCTATAGAGATTAAAAACTCTCGAATTTTCTGTAGTCCAAGAATAGAAAATGGTTCGGGAGTTAAACACGCTATCAATCTATCTCCTGCAATAAACGCCTCTTTCGTTAATCCCCCAAGACTAGGAGGAGTGTCTATTATGCAGACATCGTAAAAAGAAGCGCAAAACTCATCTAAAAACAGTTTTAAATTATTTTTGGGGATGATTGACGTTGATGATAACCTAAATTGCTCAGACAAAAACGAGGAAGGAATTATGTCTACACCAGGTTTTTTTGTTTTGCAAACAATTGATTTTAAACCACTTGAGGCGTAAACTATATTGTGAAGGCCTTTTTTGTCATTTGTGACTCCGAC
It includes:
- a CDS encoding ParA family protein; this translates as MQTLVFCSFKGGTGKTTLSLNVGCNLAQFLGKKVLLVDLDPQSNLSSGLGVGVTNDKKGLHNIVYASSGLKSIVCKTKKPGVDIIPSSFLSEQFRLSSTSIIPKNNLKLFLDEFCASFYDVCIIDTPPSLGGLTKEAFIAGDRLIACLTPEPFSILGLQKIREFLISIGKQDDDHILGIILSFWDDRNSTNRTYINIIESIYENKTFSTKIRRDVSLSRSLLKEDSVANVYPHSRAAADILSLTYEIANLLHFEHKQDFSQRTL